In the genome of Palaemon carinicauda isolate YSFRI2023 chromosome 15, ASM3689809v2, whole genome shotgun sequence, one region contains:
- the LOC137653933 gene encoding uncharacterized protein translates to MNAERASVGSEPPPQPPPQMPPHQLPTHQLLGLAGLVAGAGMQPNVSNNVNNMPMGTAMTAAPSPTTSTSPSNSDLPRSIPSSSSGGLSGTIGGGGGGGGGGGGGGGGAMGVDDKRFFQRGMSLDAMGGGPSMGGMIPGMSTPVSRPPLPPAFFNLDNSPGMPWGGWADLQDSMAMERGRSRNWTYEETLELITLYTSDEWQNKFNNEKKNHRAIWVALAGALTRRKDVSGDEARQRLNNLKALYNRTRRQLLSGEIASPQWEYWEPLHSFLGRPQPYIPITSASPQARPPPHLHGYGHHHQYPQHHQHPQHHPHPQGLFGALGLSPQMHYQMNMPPRPFIKPSPEISFDELPERSTTSKLFGFLSSKLE, encoded by the coding sequence ATGAACGCCGAGCGAGCCAGTGTGGGGAGTGAGCCTCCTCCCCAACCCCCGCCCCAGATGCCACCCCATCAGCTGCCTACTCATCAGCTGCTAGGCCTGGCTGGCTTAGTGGCCGGGGCGGGCATGCAGCCTAACGTTTCGAACAACGTCAACAACATGCCCATGGGCACCGCGATGACAGCCGCCCCGTCACCCACCACAAGCACTTCGCCTTCGAATTCGGATCTGCCGCGGAGTATTCCCTCCTCTTCCTCAGGAGGACTGAGTGGAACCattggaggtggaggtggaggtgggggaggaggaggaggcggtggCGGAGGTGCCATGGGAGTAGACGACAAGCGCTTTTTCCAACGGGGTATGTCCCTCGACGCCATGGGAGGGGGACCAAGCATGGGTGGCATGATTCCCGGCATGAGTACCCCAGTATCGAGGCCTCCTCTGCCCCCTGCCTTTTTCAATTTGGATAACAGTCCGGGGATGCCCTGGGGAGGATGGGCTGACCTTCAGGACAGCATGGCCATGGAGCGGGGCAGGTCACGCAACTGGACCTACGAGGAGACCTTGGAACTCATCACCCTGTACACGAGCGACGAGTGGCAGAATAAGTTCAACAACGAGAAGAAGAATCACCGGGCCATCTGGGTTGCCCTTGCCGGCGCCCTCACCCGCAGGAAGGACGTGTCAGGGGACGAGGCCCGTCAGCGACTCAATAACCTGAAGGCGCTCTACAACCGCACTCGGAGGCAGCTCCTCTCCGGGGAAATCGCTTCTCCTCAGTGGGAATACTGGGAGCCCTTGCACTCCTTCCTGGGGCGCCCGCAACCCTACATCCCCATCACCAGCGCCAGTCCCCAGGCACGCCCACCCCCTCACCTTCATGGTTATGGGCACCACCACCAATACCCGCAGCATCATCAACACCCTCAGCACCACCCACACCCACAGGGACTCTTTGGTGCTCTGGGATTGTCACCCCAAATGCACTATCAGATGAATATGCCCCCAAGGCCCTTCATCAAG